The Mycobacterium avium subsp. avium genomic sequence GACCGGTACGCCGACGCGGTCGAGATGGGCGCCGATCTGGACGCGATCGCCGATGAGCTTGCGCTGCCCGGCTTTCGGGTGCCGGCCCCGCGCAACTCCGCGTTACACCGGTCAGCGGCGCTGCACCGCGAGGCCGGCCGGCGGGCGCCCGGCGCCGAGCCGCCGGCGCGGCATCCCACCCGCCACTTGACCCGCGGACCCGAGGAGTGGCCGCAGCCCGAACCCCCGGCACACGTCGGGGCCGAACCCGATGACGACGAGGACGACTACGAATACCAGTCTGTCACAGGCGAATTCGCCGGCATCCCGATCAGCGAGTTCGTCTGGGCCCGCCAGCACAACCGGCGCATGGTACTGGTCTGGTTGGCGCTGGTGCTGGCGGTCACCGGGATGGTCGCCACCGCGGCCTGGACCATCGGGCGCAACCTGAACGGACTGTTCTAGCTTTCCGGCGCGGCGCGCGTCCATCGGAAGGCGCGACGGCTCAGCGGGGTGGATCGCGCCCCGGGGGCGACACGATCTTAAAGTAATCACAATGTTCTCTTATTTTTCTTAATTTTGGTGTACCGTGCTTTCGTATGGGTTCGACAACGCAGGGCGTCGACTCGCCGAACCGGCTCGGTGAGCACGCGGTGGTACTGGGTGCCGGGATCGCGGGTTTGCTTGCCGCGCGCGTACTTTCGGAGTTCTACGATTCGGTCAGCGTGGTCGAGCGGGACAAATTGCCCGACTATCCGTGCCACCGCAGGGGCATCCCCCAGGGCCGTCACGTGCACAACTTCTACAGCCGCGGCCTACAAGTCCTGGAGGAATTGTTTCCCGGTCTGCTCGATGACCTGGCCCGGGCGGGGGCGGTCGTCGTCGACGACGGTGACCTGTCGCGGTTCTACGTGCGCTTCGGGCGCTACGAAATGAAGAACTCGGGCGCGTTCGCCGATCCGGACGCATTGGCGCTGCACATGACGACCCGGCCGTTCATGGAATTTCACCTGCGCCGCCGCGTCAAGGCCCTGCCGAACGTGACGTTCCTCGACGGACACGACGTGTGCGACCTCCTCAACACCGCGGACATCGTCAACGGCGTGCGAATCACCCGGCGCTACAACGGTTTTCTCATGGCGCTGGACGCCGATTTGGTCGTCGACGCCATGGGGCGCTCGGCCCGTACGCCGGCATTTCTGGAAAGCCTGGGCTACCAACGGCCGACCGAGGAGCGGGCGGTGGCCCGATACGGCTACGCGAGCCAACAGTTGAGCATGCCCGAGGGGTCGATCGCCCAGCGGCTGGTCATGTTCAACCCGGGGGGCGGCAGGCCGGCGGGTTTGCTGCTCGCCAACGAACACGACACGTTCATCCTGGCGATCGGCGTGCCGGCCGACACCGGCGAGCCACCAACCGATTTCGCCGCGATGCTCGCGATGGCCGAGCCGTCGCTGCCCCCGGCCATCGTCGAGGGCCTGCGCCGCGCCTACCCCATCGGGGAAGCCGTGACATACCACCACACCGCCGCGTTCTGGCGGCGCTACGACCAGCTGGCCGATTTCCCGTCGGGTCTGCTGGTGATGGGCGACGCGCTGTGCAGTCTCGACCCGACCTACGGCCAAGGCATGACGATCGCCGCGCTGGAAGCGCTGACCCTGCGCGAGTGCCTGCGCGCGGGAGATGCCCTGCTGGCGCAACGCTTTTTCCGGGCTACGACCCAGTACATCGGCGCGACGTGGGCCATCAATCAGGCCAGAGACCGGACCACGTCCGGCGTCTACCACGGGATGCGGCAGCGGCTGCAAGGCTGGATATCCAGGGCGACGTTGAATGCGTCAACCCAGGATGTCGTGCTGACCGAACGCTGCTTTCGCGTCTTCAACTTCATCGACCCGCCGTCGCGGCTGCGGGATCCCGCTCTGTTACCGCGCATCGTGTGGGGCAACCTACGGGCCCGGTTCGCCGCAAAGCGACACCGCTCCGAGACGGCTCCGGTCGGGCCGGCGAGCCCGCCGGGGAACAGGATTGCG encodes the following:
- a CDS encoding FAD-dependent oxidoreductase; protein product: MGSTTQGVDSPNRLGEHAVVLGAGIAGLLAARVLSEFYDSVSVVERDKLPDYPCHRRGIPQGRHVHNFYSRGLQVLEELFPGLLDDLARAGAVVVDDGDLSRFYVRFGRYEMKNSGAFADPDALALHMTTRPFMEFHLRRRVKALPNVTFLDGHDVCDLLNTADIVNGVRITRRYNGFLMALDADLVVDAMGRSARTPAFLESLGYQRPTEERAVARYGYASQQLSMPEGSIAQRLVMFNPGGGRPAGLLLANEHDTFILAIGVPADTGEPPTDFAAMLAMAEPSLPPAIVEGLRRAYPIGEAVTYHHTAAFWRRYDQLADFPSGLLVMGDALCSLDPTYGQGMTIAALEALTLRECLRAGDALLAQRFFRATTQYIGATWAINQARDRTTSGVYHGMRQRLQGWISRATLNASTQDVVLTERCFRVFNFIDPPSRLRDPALLPRIVWGNLRARFAAKRHRSETAPVGPASPPGNRIAVRS